CTAACCTTGATAGGAGTAGGAATTCCCGAACACGACAACGACTATCGATTGGTGATAACCTCTTCCGATAACAATTGCGATACATACACCAGTGCTTCTGCAGACCTTTTTGTACGACCAAACTTGAGCGTGGAGGATGTAACGGCAGTAGAAGGTGGAAACCTGGCCTTTGTCATCACCCCATCGCACGTGGTAAATCAGGACATCACTTTTGATCTGACCTATATCGATATTTCCACCACGGCTTCGGATTATTCGGCCATAGCCAATGGTACCCTTCCGGCAAATGCCATTTCGGTGACCATAAACGTGCCCGCACTGGACGATGCGATCATAGAGCCAACAGAGTCCTTTACCTTTGGTATGACCAATGGTAATGACTTTGCCGGCGATATCAGTGATACCGCAATTGGTACCATTACCGACAATGACGGCTCCGGTCCCGGAGAGGGGATCTCTGTGGCGGACTTTACTGTGGACGAAAGTGTTGGTACGGCGGACTTTGTCATTACCTATACAGGTCCTACCGTAGCGAGCAGTTTTACTGTGGACTTCAGCGTAACCGATGGTTCTGCCATTAATCCAGACGACTATACCGTAGCGACGGTGGGTATCCAAGTGACCTTCCCTGCCGGTACAGCCAATGGCGATACTCAGGTGGTGACCATCAGCATAGTGGACGATACGATCATCGAAGGTAGCGAAGACTTGAATATCACCCTGTCCAATATCTCGAATCCTGGCATTGCCGTTGTTGATGGAGACGGTATAGGTACCATTACCGACAATGACGGTTCGGGACCTGGAGAAGGGATTTCCGTGACCGACTTCACAGTCGATGAAGGCGTGGGCATCACCGATTTTGTAATTACCTATACGGGTCCTACCGTTCAGAACGCCTTTACGGTAGATTTCTCCGTGACCGATGGTTCTGCCATCGACCCGGATGATTACTCCGTAGCGACGGTGGGTGTTTCCGTGACCTTCCCGGCGGGCACCGCCGATGGTGATATGCAGTTGGTAAGTATCAACATCATGGACGATCTAATCATCGAACCAAGCGAAGATCTCAACATAACCCTGTCCAACATCTCCATCCCAACCATCAACATGGTCGATGGTGATGGTATAGGAACCATAACGGACAACGACGGTTCCGGGCCCGGAGAGGGAATCTCAGTGGCCGACTTTACCGTGGACGAGAGCGTAGGTACGGCGGATTTCGTCATCACCTACACCGGTCCGACAGTTGCAAGTAGCTTTACCGTGGACTTCAGCGTGACCGATGGTTCTGCCATTGATCCGGACGATTATACCTTGGCAACGGTAGGTACACAAGTAACCTTCCCTGCCGGTACCGCCAATGGCGATACCCAAGTGGTGACCGTGAACATCGTGGACGACATGATCATCGAAAGCACGGAGGATTTAAACATTACATTGTCCAACATCTCCATCCCTGTGATCAACATGGTGGATGGCGATGGTATCGGAACGATTACCGACAATGACGGTTCGGGGCCTGGCGAGGGAATCTCGGTGGCCGACTTTACCGTGGACGAGGGCGAAGGTACGGCGGATTTCGTCATTACCTATACCGGTCCAACCGTACAGGATGCCTTTACCGTGGACTTCTTGGTGACAGATGGCACGGCCATCGACCCCGATGATTATTCCGTGGCAACGATGGGCGTTTCCGTGACCTTCCCTGCGGGGACCATGGACGGTGATACCCAAGTAGTGACCGTCAACATCGTGGACGATATGATCATCGAAGGTAGCGAGGACTTGAACATTACATTGTCCAACATCTCCATCCCGGCCATCAATTTGGTGGATGGTGACGGTATCGGTACCATAACCGATAATGACGGTTCAGGTCCGGGCGAGGGAATCTCCGTGGCGGACTTTACCGTGGACGAGAGCGTAGGTACAGCAGATTTCATCATTACCTATACCGGTCCTACAGTGGCGAGCAGCTTTACAGTGGACTTTATTGTCACCGATGGTACGGCCTTAAATCCGGACGATTACTCCGTAGCAACAGTAGGCACGCAAGTGACCTTCCCTGCCGGTACCGCCAATGGCGATACCCAAGTGGTCACCGTCAACATCGTGGACGATATGATCATCGAAAGTTCGGAGGTTTTGAACATTACCCTGTCCAACATCTCCATCCCGGCCATCAACATGATGGATGGCGATGGTATAGGAACGATTACGGACAACGACGGTTCCGGGCCCGGAGAGGGTATCTCCGTGGCTGACTTTACAGTGGACGAGAGTGTGGGTACGGCGGATTTTGTCATTACCTATACCGGTCCTACAGTGGCCAGTAGTTTTACGGTTGATTTCGTTATCACGGACGGTACGGCCATTGATCCGGACGATTTCTCCGTGGCAACGGTGGGTGTTTCCGTGACTTTCCCCGCAGGTACCGCCAACGGCGATACACAGATAGTAACCGTAAACATAGTGGACGATATGATACTAGAAGGTGCGGAAAACCTGAACGTCACCTTGTCCAACATCTCCATCCCGGCCATCAATATGTTGGACGGTAATGGAGTAGGTACCATTACGGATAACGACGGAAACGGTCCTTTGGAGGGTATCTCCGTGACCGACTTTACCGTCGATGAAAGTGTGGGCACCGTGGACTTCGTAATATCCTACACCGGGAACACCGTTCAGGATGCCTTCAACGTCAACTTCACGGTGACGGACGGTTCCGCTACAAGCCCGGACGATTATACAGCTACCATGACCGGTACGGTCACCTTCCCTGCCGCTACCACCAACGGCGATACCCAGGTGGTGACCATCAGCATCGTGGACGATATGATTGCGGAAACAACTGAAGACCTAACCATTAGCCTCGGATTTGACGCGGTTCCACCAATGGGTGTGAACATGCTCGATGGCAACGGTATCGGTACCATTACTGACAACGATATTATGCCCAGTCCATACCAAGAGCAGATGACCATCATGTGTGGCGATGAACTGCCACCTGCCCCGGAACTGACCTTTATAGGCGGATGCGGAAACTACACGGTGGTTTACGACGAGATGAGGCAGGATGCATCGGATTCCGATGATTATATGATCATTAGGACCTGGAACGTCACCGATGCCTGCGGCAACAACGCCATCTTTGAACAGATCGTGTTCGTGATGCAGCCACAACTCGAGGAAGTCGCCATCGATATCTGTATCGAGGACGCGCCCATTGACCTTGCGGACTATCTGCCTGTCGGCTTTGATACCAATGGTACCTTTACCGCGATAACTGAGGGTGCGGTACTAAACGGTAGCGTATTCGACCCAATGGTACACCAGTTACAGGAATACCTTGTGGAATACAGCTCCACTGCTGGCGACTGTAAGTACTTCGTGGACTTCACCATAACGGTGAACAATGACTGCGTACCCTGTAATGTAGATGATTTCACCATTTCCAAGGCCATTACCGCCAATGGGGACAACATCAACGATCTGTTCGAAATCAGGGGTGCGGAGTTCTGTGAAAGTACCTTCGATGTGATGGTCTTCAATAGATGGGGGAACAAGGTCTTCGAGGCTACTGATTACCAGAACGACTGGGGAGGATATGCTCCTGACAATGCCCTTGGACAATCCGGATTCTTGCCAACGGGTACCTACTATTACATTATCAACGTAATAGGCGAAAAAACCGAACAGATCAATGGATATATTTATATCGGAACACAATAAAAAAAACAAAAAGGTCCTGAACCCTATTCATCCAAGGTATTGGATTGATGGTACTTTGGATGAATCAAGGGATTAAAAGGAACTTACCGTCGTCTATAAAAATTGTTATTGAACGACGAAATATTTTAAAATCGAGAATAAATCGATGTTAAACGATTTAATTCCAAATAGGGGTATTACTAATTTAACTTTGCATTTGATAAACCTACTTATTTTTTAGTAAAAACGTTTAAACCCCAAACCATGAACGTTTACACGAAATACCTATCCCTATTGGCATTGCTGCTGACTACGTTTGTTAGCGCGCAACAGCTACCGCAGTTTACGCAATACATGTACAATACCATTTCCGTGAATCCGGCCTATGCGGGTAGCAGGGAAACCTTGAACGTGACCCTATTGCACAGGAACCAGTGGGCAGGCTTGGAAGGAAACCCAAGGACCAATACACTATCGGTACACTCACCGCTTCGAAATAACCGGATAGGTGTAGGAGTATCTTATATAAATGACAGGTTGGGCGATGAAAGCACAAACTACGTGTATGGGGACTTTTCTTATTCCGTACTATTGAATCCCAAGGTAAAGATGTCCTTTGGGCTCAAGGCTGGGTTTACCAACTATAATCTAAACAATCCAGATCCCAACGATCCTTTTTTCAATGCCAACTTCAATGCATGGAAACCAAATTTCGGGGCGGGTATCTATGTAGGCTCCAACAGGTGGTATCTTGGTATTTCATCGCCAAGGATATCCAATACGGACCTCAACGACGGGGAGTTTGAGGCATTGGAACGAAACAGCTATTACGCCATTGGTGGCGTGGTCGTGGACATCTCCCCCAGCATTAAGTTCAAGCCTACCTCCATTGCCAAGATTACGAACGGTGCACCCGCTACATATGACTTTACGGCCAACTTACTTTTCAATGAAAAGTTTTGGATAGGGGCCTCCTACAGGATCAACGATGCCTCCAATTTTGGGGCCATGATGGACTACCAGGTATCCAGGGACTTTCGTTTGGGCTATGCCTATGACCTACCTACTTCAACGGTGAGGCCCTATACGGGAGGTACCCATGAAATTATTCTAATATACGAAGTGTTCAAAAGAAAACCCGGAGGTATAAAATCTCCCAGATATTTCTAATAAAAACACCCGCTTAATCTTATCAAAAATGAAACCTACAAAAGCATACATCGCCTTGTTTGCACTATTGATTGGTTGCTCCTTGGTCAGTGCCCAATATGGGGCCCAGCAACGTGGGGATTATTACTTCAGTAAATTTTCCTACGCCAAGGCCATTCCAGAATATGAACTCATGCTCAATGGAGGTGTTAACACCAGTTATGCCCATCAGCAATTGGCGGAGTGCTATTTGCTTTTGAGGGACTTTAAAAAATCCATTCCCCATTTTGAGGCCATAATCCATAGTGATGCCATTTCCAAGGATCAGTACTTCAAATATGCCATGGCTCTTTACAGCGATGGCCAATTGGAAGCATCGGAGGAATGGCTTAAAAAATACAAAAAGTACAACAAGAACGACTCCAGGGTCAATAGGTTCCTGAAGGAAGGAAACCTGGCCTCCATCGTTTTCAACAGTCAGGAACGGTATCAATTGGACATCGTAACTTTTAACTCGGAACACAGTGATTTTGGCGCCTATTTACACCAAGGCAAGCTATATTTTGCCTCAGGTAGAACAAATCACTTGACCAAGGGCAATTATGGTTGGAACAACGAACCTTGGTTGGACATTTTCTGGGTCTATGACGACATCCCGTTTTACGATCCCGAGCCTTTGGAGGGGAACGTAAATTCCAAGTTCCATGAAAGCTCGCCGGTCTATTCAACGGACTATGCAAAGGATACCATCATCTATTTTACAAGGAACAATTACTTTGACAAAAAAGCGGCTTACGGCGCGGAGAACGAGATAAACCTGAAGATATACAGTGCCAAAAGGAAAGACGGTAAATGGATGGAGGATAGAAGCTTGCCCATCAACAGCGACTATTATTCAACCGGGCACCCCACGGTAAATAAAGAAAGGACAAGAATTTATTATACCTCCGATATGCCTGGTGGATATGGTGGAACCGATATTTATTATTCAGAAATTCACGAACGGGGAGGCATCGGTAAACCCGTTAACCTGGGACCGGTAATAAATACCGAAGGAAACGAAATGTTCCCGTTCATAAACGAGGAAGGACAATTGTTCTTCAGCTCGGAAGGCCATGTAGGTTTTGGACAGTTGGACGTATTCTCCACCATTACGGACGAGGAGGGCGAATTTGTGGATGTTATTAATCTGGGAACGCCAATAAACAGCCCAGCGGACGATTTTGCCTACTATGGCTTCCCTAATGGGATAGACGGCTATGTTAGCTCTAACAGAGAGGGCGGGGTGGGATCAGATGATATCTACCGATTTAGGTTCTCTCCTGCCCTTGAGGTGGAAGGCTACGTGACGGACGGTATCAACCTAAAACCTTTGGACAGTGTACAGTTGACCTTGTTCGACCAAAAGACCAATACTATCATTGCCCAAACCTTTTCGGATGAAAAAGGATACTACAAATTTCCCTTGCAGCGAAAAACGCCTTACATGATCGAAGCGGTTCGTAGTACGCACCCACACAAGAACGTGTTCTTTGATACCTCAAGGGCTTCTTTTAGTCAAAAGACCCTTAGGCAGGATATCGTATTGGATCCCGTTCTGGACTTGAAACTTTTGGCAGGGCTTAAAAAGATTTACTTTGATTTTGATATGAGCAATATCCGACCGGATGCGGCCGTGGAATTGGACAAGGTAATCCATGTAATGAACGATCTCTATCCGGATATGATCATTGCCCTGGAATCCCATACGGACCCAATGGGAACCCACGAATATAACGACGACCTATCGGAAAGAAGGGCTTATTCTACCTATAAGTACCTCATAGACAACGGTATTGAAAAAAACCGAATTGTATCCTATAAAGGTTTTGGAAAACGAAGACCGGTCAACGATTGTACCAGTTTCCAGGATTGTAGTCCGGAGGACTTGGAGCTCAACCGAAGAACGGAATTCCCTATTTTACAGATAAAAAAGGGAAAACAATTGGCTAAATAACCCTTTTATGACTTTTAACAAAAAACCCCGCCTAAAAGCGGGGTTTATTCATTTCTTATGATATTTCCTGTACCTACTCAAGGATACCATCAACAATGCCATATTCGATGGATTCCTCGGCATTCATCCAATAATCCCTATCAAAGTCCCTTAATACCCTATCAAAGGACTGACCACAATTGTCCGCCAGTATTTTTGCGCTCAATTCCTTGGTCTTGATAATTTCCCTAGCCTGAATTTCAATATTGGACGCCTGCCCCCTTGCACCGCCACTTGGCTGATGTATCATTACTTGGGCATGAGGCTGTATGAACCGTCTTCCTTTTTTTCCCACAGACAGCAAAATAGAGCCCATGGAGGCTGCCAAACCTGTACAAATGGTAGAAACCGGGCTTTTAAGCGATTTTATGGTATCGTACATAGCAAATCCTGAAGTTACATATCCGCCAGGACTATTGATATACAATTGTATTTCCTTATGGTTTTGCATATCCAAATACAGAAGTCTATCTATCACATGTTTGGCGGAATCATCATCTACCTGTCCCCAAAGAAAGACCTTTCTTTCGGCCAACATTTTCTCATCTATAACTTCCTGTATTTTTCCTTTTTTAGAACTCATATGTATTATTTTTAATCAGCTTCAAAATTAAGGAATAAATTATGAATCCCTCTTATTTTGATACACGCAAAAAATCGTTCAAAATTAGTCACTTACCTCCACGGTACTTTCCACAATTTTCTTGATGGGTACGACCAACTTGCCCGATTTGGTCTTCACGACCATGGAAATGTTGTCAATGGCTTCTACCTTTCCCTCAATTTTACCAATTTTGACCTGGTCCCCTACCTCGTATATTTTTCTTGAGTAGAAAGTGCGTAGAAGATCGCCAACGACCTCTCTGGCACCAAGACCCAAAGCCAGGGCGAACGCCAATAAAAAGGCGCCTAAAACCAAGGTAAAATTACTGGTTATGATCTGGGTCTCAACACCGGCCTGGTTCAAAGCGGTTATTGAAACAAAAAAAGTGATCAAATAAAAAAGGGTGCCACTTACCATTTTAGATCCACCCACACCCATAGATTCAAATAGTTTTAACGTTGCCTGTTTTATTACCGTGGCCAAATAAAGCCCCCCTATAAGTATTAACAACGCGCTAATAAAGGTTGGCAAATAGCCCAATAGGGAATAAATGGCATCGGAAATGGCATTCAATTTTAACATCTGGGCAAGTACCACCGTAAACATTAAAATCAAAAGAATTTTTGTAGCGGATAAGGTTACCTTGAGCAAATCGATTTTAAGTTGCCTGTCCCCAAACAATTTTGCATCGGCGACGCGCTGGGATAGCACATCAATCTTGGCCGCTTTCAGAACCCGTTTCAGGATGAAAAGAATGATTTTGATAATCAACCAAGCTACAATCAAGCCTATAATTCCCACCACGATTTGGGGTATCATTTCAGCGGCGGACTTGAGTAAACTACCAAAACTGTCCGACAAGGTATCTTTAAGTTCATTAAGTGTTTTCATAGTTCAGTTATTTAGTTTTCTTGGTTTTTAATAAGCTTTCTATAAGACTGCCATAGTTGGAAGTAAAAAGAGTTGCCATTTCCATAATTAGTTTGGCCATGGCCACGTCGTTCATCACCTTCTGACGTAACTCTTGAGGGACGTCCTTAAGGTCTCCCTGCATTCGCTTAAATGGATTTTGATCCTGCTCAAACATTAGGGTAACGTATTATAAGCTTCTATCACTTTAGCTTTGGCTCTTTTTAATCTCATTTTTACGGCACTCGTACCTAATTCCAGGGTAGATTCCAATTCCGAAATGGAAACACCATCCTGGTATTTTAGCATTAAGATAGTCTTGTCCTCCCCGGGAATCATTTCCAAGGCTTTTTTCAGTTTCTCTACTTGCAATTCCAATAAATGTTCATCCGTCACTTCTTGGGACAATCTGTATTCCTCTTCACTTATTTCATTGGATTTCTCACTTATTTTTCTTCCTTTATCCCTATTGACATAATTAACACAAAAATTGTACGTGAAGGAATAAAGCCATGTTGAAAATTTTGATTTACCCTTAAAGGAAGCCAATTTTACGAATACCATTAAAAAGACATCCTGCGTAAGGTCCTCCGCCTCCTTCTGTGATTTGGCAAAACCGTAACACTTGTTGTATACCATTTTGGCATAGCGATCATAAAGGATACCAAACAACATGGAATCCTTCTTAGCCACTATTTCCATTACAAGATCTTCATCGGTAATATCCTTGTAAGGGTCGTTGGCACCCAATTCTGTCCTGAATTGGTTGCCTACGATGATAAGACACAATTTGCGTAAGAAGGTCACCTCCAAAAAGATATTATGAAAAACAAAAATAGGTTAAAGTTTCCGTTATTGAAGTGGTTTAAACTTTTTGAATTGAAGCGAATCCCGATAGCTATTGGGAGAAAGCATTGTGCCCAAATGAAGGCTTTTTTGAGCTTCATAGCTGGCTACGAAGTGAGAAAAAGATAAAATATGGGTGAATTTGTGCGATTTTTTAGCCAATTTGAAAAAGTATAAACTACTTCATAGTATCTTGTTACCTAAATGATACCCACTATGAAAAATTGCTTATTTGTGCCGATGCTTTTTTTGGTTTTACTTGGAAGTTGCAAAAACAACGAGAAAAAGCAGGAAGAAACCATTGAAAGAGAAAGAACCGTATTGGAGAAAATAGCCGATGCCAATGGCTACGAAAATTGGAAAAATATAGAGCGCATCAAATTCACGTTCAATGTGGATAGGGATTCGTCGCATTTTGAACGCACGTGGCAATGGCATCCAAAAACCAACGATGTCGTTTTTATGACCCATGAAGATACGCTCCGTTACAACCGTAAGGAAATGGACAGTGTGATAGCAAAAACCGATGCCGGTTTCATCAACGACAAATATTGGATGCTGGCCCCCTACCAATTGGTCTGGGACCAAAATAGCTTTCAATACTCGCTTACCGACTCTGTACAGGCCCCCATGAGCAAGGACACCATGCAACAACTGACAATTGTGTACGGAAACGAAGGTGGCTACACCCCCGGGGATGCCTATGACTTTTATTTTGGGGACGATTATATCATTAAGGAATGGGTCTTTAGAAGAGGCAACCAAGAGGAACCCAAAATGATAACCAGTTGGGAGGACTACAAAAAAATGGATGGCCTCAACATCGCCACCATGCACAAAATGGGGGAAGGCAATTTCCAATTGTACTTCACGGGGATTGAAGTGGAGTAAACAAAATTTCCATTGAATTATGGGGACCATGGGAAAGTACCTACTACTAACTTTTTGTTTATATGGGGTGGTTGTGCACGGCCAATCGGAAGTTGGTGGTGTCATAATGGATGCCGATGAAAAAATCCCCTTGGAATTCGTGCATATATTCAACAGGAAGCATAGCACCATAAGCAATACCGATGGTAGGTTCCTATTAAGAACCTCCTTGGATACCATCCTATTTTTTAGAAACGGGTACGAAAAAAAAGAGCTCACAAGAGCATCCTTAAAGGATACTATTTACCTAGAAAAAAATGTAGTGGCCTTGGACGAGGTGGTGGTCACCAACGCCAAAAAGATTCTTCAGAAAATCAAGGATTCAATAAATTCCAATTATTTATTGACCCCGCATACAGAAACGTTTTTTATACGGGCGTTGCTCAGAAAAAACGACACCCTGGTTCGGCTACAGGATATGACAGGTACGCTACTACGTAAAACCTCCATTTACGGCAATGGTTTGGAAATGGAAAAAAAGGATTATCAGGTACAATTAGCGGAAATGCGGCAATTGGGGATTGTTAGGGATGTATATGGCGTTAACTTTGAGCTACCTTCGCTGTACAATATTTTTGGCGAATTCATGCGGTTGAACGCCATGGGTCCAGAATTCGACGTTATTGAAAAGCCCTATGAAAACAGTGAAGAAATTAGGGTAGAATTCAATTCGCTACCAACAGAGGATGGCAGTAGCGCCACTGGGCACTACATTATAAATGAAGAGGATAATGCCATCTTATCTTTTGAATTATTTCTCAAAGGGGCTCAAAAAACTTCTAAAACAGATTTGGAGAAATATACCCATGTTTTAAAAGGTGGTTCCTCCATGTACTTTAAGGAAGATGTGGAAAAAGGGCTTTATTATCTGCATAGGGCAAAACGTACGTTTTCCTTAGAGGTTAAAACAGAAAAACATCCAAAACCAGATGTTTATGAAATGGAAATTACCTTATACACCCCGGAAAGTTTTGGCAATGAAAAAATAAAAAGCAACGTCAATGAGCATAAGGATATTTTTATGCTGAAACATCCGTATAATGAAGCCTATTGGCAAGAACAATCCTGGCTTCCAGTAACGGAAGAAATCAAGGAGTTTATACAGACTATTGGTAAGGGAACTT
The nucleotide sequence above comes from Maribacter algicola. Encoded proteins:
- a CDS encoding peptidase associated/transthyretin-like domain-containing protein, coding for MGKYLLLTFCLYGVVVHGQSEVGGVIMDADEKIPLEFVHIFNRKHSTISNTDGRFLLRTSLDTILFFRNGYEKKELTRASLKDTIYLEKNVVALDEVVVTNAKKILQKIKDSINSNYLLTPHTETFFIRALLRKNDTLVRLQDMTGTLLRKTSIYGNGLEMEKKDYQVQLAEMRQLGIVRDVYGVNFELPSLYNIFGEFMRLNAMGPEFDVIEKPYENSEEIRVEFNSLPTEDGSSATGHYIINEEDNAILSFELFLKGAQKTSKTDLEKYTHVLKGGSSMYFKEDVEKGLYYLHRAKRTFSLEVKTEKHPKPDVYEMEITLYTPESFGNEKIKSNVNEHKDIFMLKHPYNEAYWQEQSWLPVTEEIKEFIQTIGKGTSGLKTKGNMN
- a CDS encoding ClpP family protease, whose translation is MSSKKGKIQEVIDEKMLAERKVFLWGQVDDDSAKHVIDRLLYLDMQNHKEIQLYINSPGGYVTSGFAMYDTIKSLKSPVSTICTGLAASMGSILLSVGKKGRRFIQPHAQVMIHQPSGGARGQASNIEIQAREIIKTKELSAKILADNCGQSFDRVLRDFDRDYWMNAEESIEYGIVDGILE
- a CDS encoding PorP/SprF family type IX secretion system membrane protein, which codes for MNVYTKYLSLLALLLTTFVSAQQLPQFTQYMYNTISVNPAYAGSRETLNVTLLHRNQWAGLEGNPRTNTLSVHSPLRNNRIGVGVSYINDRLGDESTNYVYGDFSYSVLLNPKVKMSFGLKAGFTNYNLNNPDPNDPFFNANFNAWKPNFGAGIYVGSNRWYLGISSPRISNTDLNDGEFEALERNSYYAIGGVVVDISPSIKFKPTSIAKITNGAPATYDFTANLLFNEKFWIGASYRINDASNFGAMMDYQVSRDFRLGYAYDLPTSTVRPYTGGTHEIILIYEVFKRKPGGIKSPRYF
- a CDS encoding mechanosensitive ion channel family protein — encoded protein: MKTLNELKDTLSDSFGSLLKSAAEMIPQIVVGIIGLIVAWLIIKIILFILKRVLKAAKIDVLSQRVADAKLFGDRQLKIDLLKVTLSATKILLILMFTVVLAQMLKLNAISDAIYSLLGYLPTFISALLILIGGLYLATVIKQATLKLFESMGVGGSKMVSGTLFYLITFFVSITALNQAGVETQIITSNFTLVLGAFLLAFALALGLGAREVVGDLLRTFYSRKIYEVGDQVKIGKIEGKVEAIDNISMVVKTKSGKLVVPIKKIVESTVEVSD
- a CDS encoding OmpA family protein, with the translated sequence MKPTKAYIALFALLIGCSLVSAQYGAQQRGDYYFSKFSYAKAIPEYELMLNGGVNTSYAHQQLAECYLLLRDFKKSIPHFEAIIHSDAISKDQYFKYAMALYSDGQLEASEEWLKKYKKYNKNDSRVNRFLKEGNLASIVFNSQERYQLDIVTFNSEHSDFGAYLHQGKLYFASGRTNHLTKGNYGWNNEPWLDIFWVYDDIPFYDPEPLEGNVNSKFHESSPVYSTDYAKDTIIYFTRNNYFDKKAAYGAENEINLKIYSAKRKDGKWMEDRSLPINSDYYSTGHPTVNKERTRIYYTSDMPGGYGGTDIYYSEIHERGGIGKPVNLGPVINTEGNEMFPFINEEGQLFFSSEGHVGFGQLDVFSTITDEEGEFVDVINLGTPINSPADDFAYYGFPNGIDGYVSSNREGGVGSDDIYRFRFSPALEVEGYVTDGINLKPLDSVQLTLFDQKTNTIIAQTFSDEKGYYKFPLQRKTPYMIEAVRSTHPHKNVFFDTSRASFSQKTLRQDIVLDPVLDLKLLAGLKKIYFDFDMSNIRPDAAVELDKVIHVMNDLYPDMIIALESHTDPMGTHEYNDDLSERRAYSTYKYLIDNGIEKNRIVSYKGFGKRRPVNDCTSFQDCSPEDLELNRRTEFPILQIKKGKQLAK
- a CDS encoding RNA polymerase sigma factor — translated: MTFLRKLCLIIVGNQFRTELGANDPYKDITDEDLVMEIVAKKDSMLFGILYDRYAKMVYNKCYGFAKSQKEAEDLTQDVFLMVFVKLASFKGKSKFSTWLYSFTYNFCVNYVNRDKGRKISEKSNEISEEEYRLSQEVTDEHLLELQVEKLKKALEMIPGEDKTILMLKYQDGVSISELESTLELGTSAVKMRLKRAKAKVIEAYNTLP